A portion of the Tindallia magadiensis genome contains these proteins:
- a CDS encoding cation diffusion facilitator family transporter yields MNDEIRFQKAKRVSLVSILGNLTLTIAKLVAGFFAGSTALVADAFHSSSDLIGTIILLKGMQIAHQPADENHPFGHHRAETITSEILAFILMITAAGIGYKGFQILTSNHIAIPGAVAVYIAIFSILSKELMYRYSAKVGKEINSDAIIADAWHHRSDAFSSIAALVGILGARMGMPFMDPIAAFFVAILIFRAGLQIYKKAVSSLMDTAPSNETLNALSDIIISVEGVKQVDDLRVRYYGSKMIIDLKISVLPELTVEDGHNVAGRAKARIMERDERIQDVLIHVNPYYTRS; encoded by the coding sequence ATGAATGATGAAATTCGATTTCAAAAAGCAAAAAGAGTTTCCCTTGTTAGTATCTTAGGAAACCTCACATTAACCATCGCAAAACTAGTTGCCGGTTTTTTTGCTGGTAGTACGGCTCTGGTTGCTGATGCTTTTCATTCTTCTTCCGACTTAATCGGAACCATCATTCTTCTAAAAGGGATGCAAATAGCTCACCAGCCAGCAGATGAAAACCATCCTTTTGGTCATCATCGTGCTGAAACCATCACATCCGAAATACTCGCCTTTATTTTAATGATCACAGCTGCCGGCATTGGATACAAAGGTTTTCAGATTCTCACTTCAAATCACATTGCGATCCCAGGAGCCGTCGCTGTCTACATTGCCATCTTTTCTATCCTATCAAAAGAATTAATGTATCGATATTCCGCAAAAGTCGGAAAAGAAATTAATAGTGATGCTATTATAGCCGATGCCTGGCATCATCGGTCAGATGCATTTTCTTCTATTGCTGCATTAGTAGGTATTCTTGGTGCAAGAATGGGAATGCCTTTTATGGATCCTATTGCTGCTTTTTTCGTTGCTATATTAATTTTCCGTGCAGGTCTTCAAATCTACAAAAAGGCAGTCTCCTCACTAATGGACACAGCCCCTTCTAACGAAACCCTAAATGCTTTAAGCGATATCATTATCAGCGTCGAAGGTGTAAAGCAAGTAGACGATCTTCGCGTTAGATATTATGGATCAAAAATGATTATTGATCTAAAGATCAGTGTATTACCGGAACTAACCGTTGAGGATGGCCACAATGTTGCAGGTAGAGCTAAAGCAAGGATTATGGAAAGGGATGAACGCATTCAGGATGTCTTAATCCATGTTAATCCTTATTATACTCGCTCGTAA
- a CDS encoding sensor histidine kinase produces MSNNYIHNAVKMNQVLNRIFAAIEESKEEIFEITDNLSKECFRLEKKLAEINQNIQEVILDQIDLEKLEKKSRRWLVDVSRDFSKHSELKIREAYEHANNLQVKLILKRKEEEKLTNERKDIEAHLRNARKNLERAEKLATKFSIAMEFMDGNLEDFNNTITDIEQRHLMGRKIIQVQEEERKRVSREIHDGPAQSFSNILLKIDYCEKLMEKDVEKAKAETQVLKDLVRGSTKEIRKIIYNLRPMAIDDLGIVPTLRRYLEDFQKETKIDILFEASPHFETDDSVLQLALFRITQEAMNNIYKHSKADHVEILLNQESTYISMVIKDNGIGFKAKNIRGSSEGGFGIINMKERAELLNGNVKIQSEQGAGTVLLVKIPTTEDKEDNIDGQN; encoded by the coding sequence ATGAGTAATAACTATATTCACAATGCTGTAAAAATGAATCAGGTTCTTAATCGAATTTTTGCAGCGATCGAAGAAAGCAAGGAAGAGATTTTCGAAATAACCGATAACCTCAGTAAAGAATGTTTTAGATTGGAGAAAAAATTAGCGGAAATTAATCAAAACATTCAAGAGGTGATTCTGGATCAAATCGATTTAGAAAAGCTTGAAAAAAAAAGCAGACGATGGTTGGTGGATGTCAGTCGTGATTTCTCTAAACATAGCGAGCTGAAAATAAGGGAAGCATATGAACATGCCAACAACCTTCAGGTAAAGCTGATACTAAAAAGAAAAGAAGAAGAAAAACTGACTAATGAAAGAAAAGACATTGAAGCTCACCTGAGAAATGCAAGAAAAAATCTTGAAAGGGCAGAAAAATTAGCGACAAAATTTAGCATTGCCATGGAATTTATGGATGGAAATTTGGAAGATTTTAATAACACCATTACGGATATTGAACAGCGTCATCTTATGGGAAGAAAAATAATTCAAGTTCAAGAAGAAGAAAGGAAACGGGTATCCAGAGAGATTCATGACGGACCAGCTCAATCCTTTTCAAACATCCTGTTAAAGATTGACTATTGTGAAAAATTGATGGAAAAGGACGTTGAAAAAGCAAAGGCAGAAACACAGGTTTTGAAGGATCTGGTAAGAGGTAGCACAAAAGAAATCAGAAAAATTATTTATAATTTAAGGCCAATGGCGATTGATGATTTGGGAATTGTTCCTACCCTTAGAAGGTACTTGGAAGACTTTCAGAAAGAAACAAAGATCGATATTCTTTTTGAGGCATCGCCTCATTTCGAGACAGATGATTCTGTCCTTCAACTTGCATTGTTTCGTATCACGCAAGAAGCCATGAATAATATTTATAAGCATTCAAAGGCTGATCATGTAGAAATACTTTTGAATCAAGAATCAACATATATATCTATGGTTATAAAGGACAATGGGATAGGATTTAAGGCAAAGAATATTCGAGGAAGCAGCGAAGGTGGTTTTGGCATTATTAATATGAAAGAACGAGCAGAACTATTAAATGGTAATGTGAAAATTCAATCGGAACAAGGAGCAGGAACTGTGTTACTAGTAAAAATACCGACAACAGAAGACAAGGAGGACAATATTGATGGCCAAAATTAA
- a CDS encoding response regulator encodes MAKIKVLIADDHSLVRQGLIQIISLEDDIEVVGEASDGEECVQKVKETKPDVVLLDINMPNVNGIKALRKIKDLDKSIKVIILTFHEEIEYLFETFNLGANGYIVKDAESRILIDGIREVNEGVSYVYPTMAEGDQQQLHKLKHIEQPKEMMDHKKISLTKREYEILTLIADGLNNREIANTLFISEKTVKNHVSNIFKKIQVSDRTQAAIYAFRNRIKSV; translated from the coding sequence ATGGCCAAAATTAAGGTTTTGATTGCTGATGATCATTCTCTGGTTAGGCAAGGACTTATCCAGATTATTTCACTGGAAGATGATATAGAAGTAGTGGGAGAAGCCAGTGATGGAGAAGAATGTGTGCAAAAGGTGAAGGAAACGAAGCCGGATGTGGTGCTTTTAGACATAAATATGCCTAATGTGAATGGGATCAAAGCCCTTAGAAAAATAAAAGATTTAGATAAGAGTATAAAGGTAATCATTCTTACCTTTCATGAAGAGATCGAATATTTATTCGAAACATTTAATTTAGGTGCTAATGGTTATATTGTAAAAGATGCGGAAAGTCGCATCTTAATAGATGGTATTCGAGAAGTGAATGAAGGCGTTTCTTATGTATATCCAACCATGGCTGAAGGAGATCAGCAACAGTTACATAAACTGAAACATATTGAGCAGCCAAAGGAAATGATGGATCATAAGAAAATCAGCTTAACAAAAAGAGAGTATGAAATCCTTACATTAATTGCAGATGGACTAAATAACAGAGAAATCGCCAACACTCTATTTATCAGTGAGAAAACGGTGAAAAATCACGTTTCAAACATATTTAAGAAAATACAGGTCAGTGATCGTACGCAAGCAGCTATTTATGCATTTAGAAATAGAATCAAGAGCGTGTAG